In the genome of Phlebotomus papatasi isolate M1 chromosome 2, Ppap_2.1, whole genome shotgun sequence, one region contains:
- the LOC129804906 gene encoding uncharacterized protein LOC129804906: protein MSGVLVKNRPSHSLVGAWKNKLEFRQVFDWIYGNFASQSTYRKSLNRLKMWKGRLMSLTPGGIMATLTILEVTLKDKESNLAENDLRTMYSTAIVRFLNYIHSTTRSAKSLYSVAKELGLSPYVVDLRHSCSHGQTMPSLRTFRQVFSYLLNWLKSFYWEPQLRIMQNAKIEDVKRNNKTAFERTLRMLFIAYDGVTEGLRRKKETLGEISQEIVNKEFLQWAESASQGQKLPEIAENLLSSIFAAVSAEQQVREIAQLFTEAFLECDNLIKSPAIENEAEDTISVTEIHQMFFRKTAEWAFIPNCLTALIDVAEDPLENRPRRLGAAFWCERLIESFLAFQELKRVYKNNRDADPTVSHDFASINSHKVEKVLLEAYEEMGIVPETSLIFSDSHRRPWSLRFSREFIKKRALSASEVTVKILENCFQLADPPFEAKEQENLVKIAKKVFSLEESAEPLNDGKIYTLEDVLGKDNGSSKQEKNYGIWSEAPSEINWGSFPLGQLPW, encoded by the exons ATGTCTGGTGTTCTTGTGAAAAATCGTCCATCCCACAGCTTGGTGGGTGCTTGGAAAAACAA GTTAGAATTCCGCCAAGTTTTCGATTGGATTTATGGGAATTTTGCCTCCCAGTCGACATACCGGAAGTCCCTCAATCGCCTGAAGATGTGGAAGGGTCGCTTAATGTCCCTCACACCTGGTGGCATCATGGCAACCCTCACAATCCTCGAAGTTACGCTGAAAGACAAAGAGTCCAATCTCGCAGAAAACGATCTCCGGACAATGTACTCCACGGCAATTGTACGCTTCCTGAACTACATCCACTCAACGACAAGGAGTGCCAAGTCACTCTACAGTGTGGCTAAGGAGCTGGGATTGTCCCCGTATGTAGTGGATTTGAGGCATTCATGTTCCCATGGGCAAACTATGCCCTCCCTCAGGACCTTCCGGCAAGTCTTTTCTTACCTCCTGAACTGGCTAAAATCCTTCTACTGGGAGCCTCAGCTGAGGATCATGCAGAATGCCAAAATAGAGGATGTCAAAAGAAATAACAAGACGGCTTTTGAGAGGACTCTCCGGATGCTCTTTATTGCCTATGATGGAGTCACTGAAGGATTGCGCAGGAAGAAGGAAACCCTGGGAGAGATTTCTCAAGAAATCGTTAACAAGGAATTCCTTCAATGGGCAGAGAGTGCTTCTCAAGGGCAAAAGCTTCCTGAGATCGCGGAAAATCTGCTTTCCAGCATCTTTGCGGCTGTCAGCGCTGAACAGCAAGTCCGGGAGATCGCCCAACTCTTCACCGAAGCCTTCCTCGAGTGTGACAATCTCATAAAATCCCCAGCAATTGAAAATGAAGCAGAAGACACAATCAGTGTTACTGAGATCCATCAGATGTTCTTCCGGAAGACTGCCGAATGGGCTTTTATCCCAAATTGTCTCACTGCGCTAATTGATGTAGCAGAAGACCCCTTGGAGAATCGCCCAAGGCGTCTAGGGGCAGCTTTCTGGTGTGAACGCCTGATTGAGAGCTTCTTGGCATTCCAGGAACTCAAGCGAGTCTACAAGAACAATCGAGATGCTGATCCCACTGTCTCGCATGATTTCGCCTCAATCAACTCCCACAAAGTCGAGAAAGTCCTCCTGGAGGCTTACGAGGAGATGGGAATCGTTCCGGAAACTTCTCTGATCTTCAGTGATTCCCATCGACGTCCCTGGAGCTTGAGATTTAGCCGGGAATTCATCAAGAAGAGAGCACTATCAGCTTCGGAAGTGACAGTGAAAATTCTTGAGAATTGCTTCCAACTGGCAGATCCTCCCTTTGAGGCCAAGGAGCAGGAGAATCTcgtgaaaattgccaaaaaaGTTTTCTCATTGGAAGAATCGGCAGAACCGCTGAACGATGGAAAGATCTATACTCTGGAAGATGTTCTGGGGAAGGACAATGGATCGAGCAAGCAGGAGAAAAACTATGGAATTTGGTCCGAAGCACCTTCAGAGATCAATTGGGGTTCCTTTCCCTTGGGACAATTGCCGTGGTAG
- the LOC129804957 gene encoding uncharacterized protein LOC129804957: MNETTPKRPTTANIPPRMRRTGGSPQETPKKAHVEHIPKSRKELFPAKRKYRLVDIYRRFFGEDPVDSHQAESDAYILMRCALREARDFLAISQTYSKPFANVPIDKCIY; encoded by the coding sequence ATGAATGAAACCACTCCAAAGCGTCCAACAACGGCCAATATCCCACCCCGGATGAGACGAACAGGAGGATCTCCACAGGAAACGCCCAAGAAAGCTCATGTAGAGCACATCCCAAAGTCCAGGAAGGAATTATTCCCAGCAAAGAGAAAATATCGTCTTGTGGACATTTACAGGAGATTCTTTGGAGAGGATCCAGTGGATTCGCATCAGGCTGAAAGTGACGCCTACATCTTAATGAGGTGCGCTCTCAGAGAAGCCCGGGACTTCCTAGCCATCTCCCAGACCTATTCCAAACCCTTTGCAAATGTCCCTATTGACAAATGTATTTACTAA
- the LOC129804952 gene encoding protein FAM136A, whose translation MIEEQKARVEQEITKLVDDVDRSYLRKMQAEMHLCAAKCCENTTGSIDVVQGCVQKCSVPVTKAERYIHKELNEFQGRLQRCVMQCNDDIKTKMPVEPTEDEIGKYTAQFERCAISCVNKNIDLIPNLLKTMKSVLAKGPSRIPDV comes from the exons ATGATTGAGGAACAGAAGGCTAGAGTCGAGCAGGAGATCACAAAACTCGTAGATGATGTGGACAGGTCGTATTTACGGAAAATGCAG GCGGAAATGCATTTGTGCGCCGCGAAATGCTGTGAAAATACCACAGGAAGCATTGATGTAGTTCAGGGATGTGTTCAGAAGTGTTCAGTGCCCGTGACAAAGGCGGAGAGGTACATTCACAAAGAACTTAATGAGTTCCAGGGAAGACTGCAACGTTGCGTAATG CAATGCAATGATGACATCAAGACTAAGATGCCTGTGGAGCCCACAGAGGACGAGATTGGTAAATATACTGCTCAATTTGAGAGATGTGCAATTTCCTGTGTCAATAAGAACATAGATTTGATACCCAATCTCCTGAAAACGATGAAGTCAGTTTTGGCAAAGGGCCCCAGTCGCATTCCCGATGTCTAA